A genomic stretch from Solanum stenotomum isolate F172 chromosome 8, ASM1918654v1, whole genome shotgun sequence includes:
- the LOC125874592 gene encoding spermidine synthase 1-like, with amino-acid sequence MLFKGKSKYQDIMLFQSSTYGKVIVLDEIIQHTERDVCAYVEMIVHLPLASIPNPKKVLIIGGGMGFTLREVLRYSSVEKVDLVEIDEMVIDVSRKYLPEIAKGYEDPRATLYIEDGNAFVKNAAPGTYDAIIVDSSDPIGPSQFFFGKPFFEAVSKALRPGGVYITQGESAWLFLDVIKKLVEDCNKFFKGSVNYAWTNVPSYPSGAIGFVICSTEGPPVDFINPVNKVDVDIISTNSESPLKYYNSKVHAAAFALPTFAEKVLYPKK; translated from the exons ATGTTATTCAAGGGGAAATCAAAGTACCAGGATATTATGCTCTTTCag TCATCAACTTATGGAAAAGTTATAGTTTTGGATGAGATAATTCAACATACAGAGAGGGATGTATGTGCTTATGTTGAAATGATTGTCCATCTCCCACTTGCTTCTATTCCTAACCCAAAGAAG GTTCTGATTATTGGAGGAGGAATGGGTTTTACTTTGAGGGAAGTCTTACGTTATTCATCTGTTGAGAAAGTTGACTTGGTCGAGATTGATGAGATGGTTATTGAT GTTTCAAGGAAATATCTTCCTGAAATAGCTAAGGGATACGAGGATCCAcgtgcaacactttatatagaaGATG GAAATGCATTTGTGAAGAACGCTGCTCCGGGAACATATGATGCCATTATAGTAGATTCTTCTGATCCTATTG GACCATCACAATTTTTCTTTGGAAAGCCCTTCTTTGAAGCAGTTTCAAAAGCCTTAAGGCCAGGAGGAGTTTACATAACTCAAGGTGAAAGTGCATGGCTTTTCTTGGATGTTATCAAAAAACTTGTTGAGGATTGCAACAAATTCTTCAAAGGCTCTGTCAACTATGCATGGACTAATGTTCCTTCCTACCCAAG TGGGGCTATTGGTTTTGTTATTTGCTCTACTGAAGGGCCTCCAGTTGATTTCATAAATCCTGTAAACAAAGTTGATGTAGATATCATCTCTACAAATTCTGAATCACCTTTGAAGTACTATAACTCAAAG GTTCATGCTGCTGCTTTTGCTTTGCCAACTTTTGCTGAAAAGGTGCTTTACCCTAAAAAGTGA